From the genome of candidate division KSB1 bacterium, one region includes:
- the moeB gene encoding molybdopterin-synthase adenylyltransferase MoeB, with the protein MAKILIPSALRAFTNGQSEANINGATIGEALANFAEQFPQVRRHLYDDQGRLRNFVNVFLGDDDVRSLKKEATPVKDGEVISIVPAVAGGTPDLSTEEIIRYSRHLILPEVGMAGQKKLKAASVLIIGTGGLGSPLVMYLAAAGVGRLGLVDFDVVDASNLQRQVIHNTHTVGRPKLASAKEYILSLNPHVQVDAYETRFTSENAFEIASGYDLIIDGTDNFPTRYLVNDVCVLLGKPNVYGSIFRFDGQASVFWAKKGPCYRCLYPEPPPPGLVPSCAEGGVLGVLPGIMGCIQANEAIKIILGKGDLLIGRLLLFDALGMHFRELKLRRDPQCPICGEQPTIHDLIDYEQFCGVPVVEEDGRRINPFDITAKQLAEKLAGEPIFLLDVREPEEYQICFIPGATLIPLKQLPERLTEIDGTREIVAYCRTGKRSAQAVELLRWAGYASAKNLAGGIHAWADEIDPSMPKY; encoded by the coding sequence ATGGCAAAAATTCTCATTCCCTCAGCTCTCCGCGCTTTTACCAACGGTCAAAGCGAGGCGAACATAAACGGCGCCACCATCGGCGAGGCTTTGGCGAATTTCGCCGAGCAATTTCCGCAGGTGCGCCGCCATTTGTACGATGATCAAGGCCGGTTGCGCAATTTCGTTAATGTCTTTCTGGGCGATGACGATGTGCGCTCCCTGAAAAAAGAGGCCACGCCGGTCAAAGACGGCGAGGTGATCAGCATCGTACCGGCGGTGGCAGGAGGAACGCCGGATTTGAGCACGGAGGAAATCATCCGTTACAGCCGGCATTTGATTTTGCCGGAGGTGGGCATGGCCGGGCAAAAAAAATTGAAAGCCGCCAGCGTGCTGATTATCGGCACTGGAGGCTTGGGATCGCCTCTCGTCATGTATCTCGCTGCTGCCGGGGTTGGCCGCCTCGGTTTGGTGGATTTCGATGTCGTTGATGCTTCGAATTTGCAACGCCAGGTCATTCATAACACCCATACCGTCGGCCGCCCGAAATTGGCCAGCGCAAAAGAATACATTTTAAGCCTCAATCCGCACGTGCAGGTCGATGCTTACGAAACGCGCTTCACTTCGGAAAACGCGTTCGAGATTGCATCCGGCTATGACCTCATCATCGACGGCACGGATAATTTTCCGACGCGCTATCTCGTCAACGACGTGTGTGTTCTGCTCGGCAAGCCGAATGTGTACGGCAGCATCTTTCGCTTTGACGGCCAGGCGAGCGTGTTTTGGGCGAAAAAAGGGCCATGCTATCGCTGTTTATATCCGGAGCCGCCGCCACCGGGCCTGGTACCGAGCTGCGCCGAAGGTGGGGTGTTGGGCGTGCTGCCGGGAATCATGGGCTGCATTCAAGCGAATGAAGCGATCAAAATCATTCTCGGCAAGGGCGATTTGCTGATTGGCCGGCTGTTGTTGTTCGATGCGCTCGGCATGCATTTTCGCGAATTGAAATTGCGGCGCGATCCCCAGTGTCCGATTTGCGGCGAGCAACCGACGATTCACGATCTGATTGATTACGAGCAGTTTTGCGGGGTGCCGGTGGTTGAAGAAGACGGACGAAGAATCAATCCCTTTGATATCACGGCGAAGCAACTGGCGGAAAAGCTGGCGGGCGAGCCAATCTTTTTGTTGGACGTGCGCGAGCCGGAAGAATATCAAATTTGTTTCATCCCCGGCGCGACGCTGATTCCGCTCAAACAATTGCCGGAGCGTTTGACTGAGATCGACGGCACAAGGGAGATTGTGGCGTACTGCCGAACCGGAAAACGCAGCGCCCAGGCTGTGGAGCTTTTGCGGTGGGCCGGTTATGCCTCGGCGAAAAATTTGGCCGGCGGCATTCATGCGTGGGCGGATGAGATTGACCCGAGTATGCCCAAGTATTGA
- a CDS encoding PQQ-binding-like beta-propeller repeat protein → MQKQNIAFSAAGRALLLTALIIFMGCRGAGNADWLTNDASRKEWRVYLGDQASSHYSTLDQINKENVQQLQVAWTYHTGDLPADGRGEIQCNPIIVNGVLYGSSPMTKIFALNAGTGEEIWKFDPFAENILQARMQGRHRGVTYWQDETGSDKRILFTAGSNLFAVDAMTGKPITSFGNGGKVRLNLGLGRELGDDGGWDLFVSATTPGVIYKDLLILGTRVSEGPISAPGHIRAYDVRSGKVRWIFHTIPHPGEFGYDTWPPEAWKEAGGANCWAGMAVDQKRGLVFIPTGSAAYDFYGGNRKGQNLFANCLIALKAETGERVWHYQTVHHDLWDRDLPAPPNLVTIARDGKKIDAVAQVTKSGFVFVFNRETGEPLFPIEEKEYPASDLAGEETWPTQPLPLKPPPFARQIFREEDVTAISPQAHEAALARLRQVRSAGQFIPPSKEGTMIFPGFDGGAEWGGAGFDPTTGWLYVNANEMPWILTMIDIELAQSQDPYDQGQVVYALNCASCHGGQREGDQQKIYPALTNLKGRKSKEEVLQVTVNGKGAMPSFGYLSQKERGDLLAFLFEEKNANTANQRSDQQVQQEAPIVPFVSTGYHRFLDHEGYPAVKPPWGTLTAIDLNKGEIVWQVPLGEFEALTKRGIPPTGTENYGGPVVTAGGLIFIGATKDEKFRAFDKETGKVLWETQLPAGGYATPSTYEYKGRQYVVIACGGGKMGTKSGDAYLAFALADEK, encoded by the coding sequence ATGCAAAAACAGAACATCGCTTTCAGCGCTGCTGGGCGCGCGCTGCTGCTCACCGCTTTGATTATTTTCATGGGATGCCGCGGCGCCGGGAACGCCGATTGGTTGACAAACGACGCCAGCCGGAAAGAATGGCGCGTGTATCTCGGCGATCAAGCCAGCAGCCATTACTCGACGCTCGATCAAATCAACAAGGAAAACGTTCAGCAGTTGCAAGTGGCCTGGACTTATCACACCGGCGATTTGCCGGCAGACGGCCGCGGCGAAATCCAATGCAATCCCATCATCGTCAACGGCGTGCTCTACGGCAGCTCGCCGATGACAAAGATTTTCGCATTGAACGCCGGAACCGGCGAGGAAATTTGGAAATTTGATCCGTTCGCCGAAAATATCTTGCAAGCGCGAATGCAGGGCCGCCATCGCGGCGTCACGTATTGGCAGGACGAAACCGGCAGTGATAAACGCATTTTGTTCACCGCCGGCTCGAATTTATTTGCGGTTGACGCCATGACCGGCAAGCCGATCACCAGTTTCGGCAACGGCGGCAAAGTCCGGCTCAACCTCGGCCTTGGCCGCGAGCTGGGCGATGACGGCGGCTGGGATCTTTTTGTCAGCGCCACCACCCCGGGCGTGATCTACAAAGATCTGCTCATTCTCGGCACGCGCGTTTCCGAAGGCCCGATTTCAGCGCCGGGTCACATCCGTGCCTATGATGTTCGCAGCGGAAAAGTGCGGTGGATTTTTCATACGATTCCGCATCCGGGCGAATTTGGCTACGACACCTGGCCGCCGGAGGCATGGAAAGAGGCTGGCGGCGCAAATTGTTGGGCGGGTATGGCCGTCGATCAAAAGCGCGGCCTGGTTTTTATTCCCACCGGCTCGGCGGCGTATGATTTTTATGGCGGCAATCGCAAAGGGCAAAATCTTTTTGCCAACTGTTTGATTGCACTGAAAGCCGAAACCGGCGAGCGCGTCTGGCATTATCAAACCGTGCATCATGATCTTTGGGATCGCGATCTGCCGGCGCCGCCCAATTTGGTGACAATCGCGCGCGACGGAAAGAAAATCGATGCGGTGGCGCAAGTCACCAAATCCGGTTTTGTGTTCGTCTTCAATCGCGAAACCGGTGAGCCGCTGTTTCCAATTGAAGAAAAAGAATATCCGGCCTCCGATCTGGCCGGTGAAGAAACCTGGCCGACGCAGCCGTTGCCGCTCAAGCCGCCGCCGTTTGCGCGCCAAATTTTTCGGGAAGAGGATGTCACCGCCATTTCTCCGCAGGCGCATGAAGCAGCGCTGGCGCGTCTTCGGCAAGTGCGCAGCGCCGGGCAATTCATTCCGCCGAGCAAAGAAGGCACGATGATTTTCCCCGGCTTCGACGGCGGCGCTGAATGGGGCGGCGCGGGTTTTGATCCGACCACCGGTTGGCTCTACGTCAACGCCAACGAAATGCCGTGGATTCTGACCATGATCGACATTGAATTGGCGCAATCGCAAGACCCTTATGACCAGGGCCAGGTCGTTTACGCGTTGAATTGCGCAAGCTGCCACGGCGGCCAACGCGAGGGTGACCAGCAAAAAATCTATCCCGCGTTGACGAATTTGAAAGGCCGTAAATCAAAGGAAGAGGTGCTGCAGGTAACCGTCAACGGCAAAGGCGCGATGCCTTCCTTTGGTTATCTCTCGCAAAAAGAGAGAGGGGATTTGCTTGCCTTTCTCTTTGAAGAAAAAAATGCCAACACCGCCAACCAGCGCAGCGATCAACAAGTTCAACAAGAAGCCCCGATCGTTCCATTTGTTTCCACGGGCTATCACCGTTTTTTGGATCACGAAGGTTATCCGGCGGTGAAGCCGCCCTGGGGCACGCTGACCGCGATTGATTTGAACAAGGGCGAAATCGTTTGGCAAGTGCCGCTCGGTGAGTTTGAAGCATTGACGAAACGCGGCATCCCGCCAACCGGCACGGAAAATTACGGCGGCCCGGTTGTCACCGCCGGCGGCTTGATTTTCATCGGCGCGACGAAAGACGAGAAATTCCGCGCCTTCGACAAGGAAACGGGAAAGGTGTTGTGGGAGACCCAACTGCCGGCGGGCGGCTATGCGACACCGAGCACTTATGAGTATAAAGGAAGGCAGTACGTGGTGATTGCCTGCGGCGGCGGCAAAATGGGCACGAAATCCGGCGATGCCTATTTGGCATTCGCGCTGGCGGATGAGAAATGA
- a CDS encoding PQQ-dependent sugar dehydrogenase → MALTIHKILFNHLFLNSVLLLVFICIASSNAQNPPNAPIITEPSTDGQIVNPADVHMETRPMSDPDPGDTHDCTDWEIWTISPNEMIWITSCIGGVEKVHTHLGDGKFIGSHANRRELLHATRYRLRVRHRDNTGLWSPYAERLFQTGSPAQLFALLLDDIATSPTPALLDEAGLEPILPAGAFIRLESGMKEILLNIRGEGGARNVIENPPALAHHVPVRAVISGGGSGLLVQRFRLTFTDGDGTERTIYFPSLNLAAAQQIYFWVSENGSTYFGDSPQTEPDLSRLAQGAPVPWLVAQPGYKVEIVARGFQLPVNIAFKPNAGHQPKDPFFYVTELYGTIKVVTRDGTVSDYATNLLNFNPTGVFPGSGEQGLSGIVVEPITGDVFASLLYAEPAPNGPHFPKVVRFHSNDGGLTAAAQTTVLAMPGEVQGQSHFISTLTIGPDGKLYVNMGDGFDFTTALNLNSFRGKILRLNLDGTAPSDNPFYDARDGISARDYVYAYGFRNPFGGAWRAADASLYEVENGNDRNDRLAKVVRGGNYGWNDTAASMTINAIYNWVETHAPVNIAFIQPSTFGGSGFPLEKMDHAFVTESGGTWATGPQRNGKRIVEFVLDAAGKLLSGPTTLVEYNGSGKASASALAAGPDGLYFADLYKDLDYRSPIDRGANVLRIKFIGKADFTADLNHGAAPLAVQFTDRSVVPGANGWLWSFGDGNMSTAQHPAHTYAAEGLYDVRLTVTGDNGVAVAQKNAFIIAGALPKGLRAEYYSNLDFTGRVVTRIDPTVDFDWRGGAPAPAIGADNFSVRWTGQIRPRFSETYTFYALADDGIRLWVNDELLINRWHDQAATEYSNTIDLRAGQFYDIQLEYYERGGQAVIKLEWESFSQRREIVSSSRLFPVRVNLKNLPVPESFALKQNYPNPFNPATTIEFDLPGESVVNLTIYDMLGQKVISLLQNEHYSGGEHFANWYGADHNGALASSGLYFYELTATPLNGGKSFRAAKKMLLIR, encoded by the coding sequence ATGGCGTTGACTATTCATAAAATCCTTTTCAATCACCTTTTTCTCAATTCAGTCTTATTGCTGGTTTTTATCTGCATCGCATCATCAAACGCCCAAAACCCTCCCAACGCTCCGATCATCACCGAGCCTTCCACCGACGGCCAGATCGTGAACCCGGCTGACGTGCACATGGAAACGCGGCCGATGTCCGATCCGGATCCCGGTGACACCCACGACTGCACGGATTGGGAAATCTGGACAATTTCGCCAAACGAGATGATTTGGATCACCAGCTGCATCGGTGGCGTTGAAAAAGTGCATACGCATCTGGGCGACGGCAAATTTATTGGCTCCCACGCGAATCGCCGGGAGCTTTTGCACGCGACGCGCTATCGTTTGCGCGTGCGCCATCGCGACAACACCGGTTTGTGGAGTCCTTACGCCGAGCGCCTTTTTCAAACCGGTTCGCCGGCGCAGCTCTTTGCTCTGTTACTGGATGACATCGCCACTTCCCCAACGCCAGCTTTGCTTGATGAAGCCGGCCTCGAGCCGATTCTTCCCGCTGGCGCCTTCATTCGTCTCGAGTCGGGAATGAAAGAAATTTTGTTGAATATTCGCGGGGAAGGTGGCGCGCGGAACGTGATTGAAAATCCTCCGGCATTGGCGCATCACGTGCCGGTTCGCGCCGTGATTTCGGGCGGCGGCAGCGGTCTGCTTGTACAACGATTTCGCCTCACCTTCACCGACGGCGACGGCACCGAGCGCACGATTTATTTCCCCTCGCTCAATCTCGCGGCTGCGCAACAAATTTATTTTTGGGTTTCGGAAAATGGCAGCACCTACTTTGGCGACTCGCCGCAAACCGAGCCGGATTTGTCGCGTCTGGCCCAAGGTGCGCCGGTGCCGTGGCTCGTGGCGCAGCCGGGATATAAAGTGGAAATCGTTGCCAGGGGCTTTCAACTGCCGGTCAACATCGCTTTCAAACCGAATGCCGGCCATCAACCCAAGGATCCGTTTTTTTATGTCACCGAATTGTACGGCACGATCAAAGTGGTGACACGCGACGGCACAGTGAGCGACTATGCGACGAACTTGCTGAACTTCAATCCCACCGGCGTTTTCCCCGGCTCCGGCGAGCAGGGCTTGTCCGGCATCGTCGTCGAGCCGATCACCGGCGATGTTTTTGCGAGCTTGCTTTATGCCGAGCCCGCGCCGAACGGCCCGCATTTTCCCAAAGTCGTGCGCTTTCACAGCAACGACGGCGGCTTGACCGCTGCTGCGCAAACCACCGTCCTGGCGATGCCGGGCGAGGTTCAAGGCCAATCGCATTTCATTTCGACGCTCACCATCGGCCCGGACGGCAAATTGTACGTCAACATGGGCGACGGTTTTGATTTCACCACGGCGCTCAATCTCAATTCCTTTCGGGGCAAAATTTTGCGCCTCAATCTCGACGGCACGGCGCCGAGCGACAACCCGTTTTATGATGCGCGTGACGGCATTTCAGCGCGGGATTACGTTTATGCCTACGGCTTCCGCAATCCCTTTGGCGGCGCCTGGCGCGCGGCCGATGCCTCGCTCTATGAAGTGGAAAACGGCAATGACCGCAACGATCGCCTTGCCAAAGTCGTTCGCGGTGGCAATTACGGCTGGAACGATACCGCCGCCAGTATGACGATCAACGCCATTTACAATTGGGTCGAAACCCACGCGCCAGTCAATATTGCGTTCATTCAGCCATCGACGTTCGGCGGCAGTGGTTTTCCGCTGGAAAAAATGGATCATGCCTTCGTGACCGAATCCGGCGGAACTTGGGCGACCGGACCGCAACGAAATGGGAAACGCATTGTCGAGTTTGTTCTTGACGCCGCCGGAAAACTTTTGAGCGGCCCCACGACTTTGGTCGAGTACAACGGCTCGGGAAAAGCTTCGGCCTCGGCTTTGGCAGCCGGGCCGGATGGTTTGTACTTTGCCGATCTTTATAAAGACCTCGATTACCGTTCGCCCATCGACCGCGGTGCGAATGTTCTGCGGATCAAATTCATCGGCAAGGCTGATTTCACCGCCGATCTCAACCACGGGGCCGCGCCGCTCGCCGTCCAATTTACCGACCGTTCGGTTGTTCCCGGCGCCAATGGCTGGCTGTGGAGTTTCGGCGACGGCAACATGAGCACGGCGCAACATCCGGCGCACACCTATGCCGCCGAGGGTTTGTATGATGTGCGGTTGACGGTGACCGGCGACAACGGCGTGGCGGTGGCACAAAAAAATGCCTTCATCATCGCCGGCGCCTTGCCGAAGGGCTTGCGCGCCGAATATTACAGCAACCTTGACTTCACCGGCCGCGTGGTGACGCGCATCGATCCCACCGTCGATTTCGATTGGCGCGGGGGCGCACCGGCGCCGGCCATCGGAGCCGACAATTTTTCCGTGCGTTGGACCGGGCAAATCCGGCCGCGTTTTTCCGAGACCTACACGTTTTATGCACTGGCGGATGACGGCATCCGGCTTTGGGTGAATGACGAGCTGCTGATCAATCGCTGGCACGATCAAGCCGCAACCGAATACAGCAACACGATCGATTTGCGCGCCGGACAATTTTACGACATTCAACTCGAGTATTACGAACGCGGCGGCCAGGCGGTGATAAAATTGGAATGGGAAAGTTTCAGCCAGCGCCGCGAGATCGTTTCCTCGTCGCGTCTCTTTCCGGTGCGGGTCAATCTCAAAAACTTGCCGGTGCCGGAGAGTTTTGCCCTCAAACAAAACTATCCCAATCCCTTCAATCCGGCGACAACCATTGAATTTGATCTTCCCGGCGAGAGCGTGGTGAATTTGACGATTTACGACATGCTGGGACAGAAGGTGATCAGCCTGCTGCAAAACGAACATTATTCGGGCGGCGAACATTTTGCGAACTGGTACGGCGCTGATCACAACGGCGCGTTGGCGTCGAGCGGTTTGTATTTTTATGAATTGACCGCCACACCGCTCAATGGCGGCAAGTCGTTCCGGGCGGCGAAGAAAATGCTGTTGATTCGATAG
- a CDS encoding HAD family phosphatase, whose amino-acid sequence MNIETVIFDIGGVLIDWNPRYLYKKLLQDENEIEFFLNNICTAEWNAQQDAGRLFRDGVAVLQQQYPQYARLIEAYDRRWEEMLGEADWETVKILDEIKRRGMPVYALTNWSAEKFPIAKKRYEFLNWFDGTLVSGEVGLKKPDLKIFRLMLEKYQIEAGKAIYLDDVLVNIVAASEVGLRTIHFQGAAQLREALHALNILS is encoded by the coding sequence ATGAATATCGAAACAGTTATCTTTGACATCGGCGGCGTGCTGATAGATTGGAACCCACGTTATCTTTACAAAAAGCTTTTGCAAGATGAAAACGAAATCGAATTTTTTCTCAACAACATTTGCACCGCCGAATGGAACGCCCAACAGGATGCCGGGCGGCTGTTTCGCGACGGCGTGGCGGTGCTGCAGCAGCAATATCCGCAATATGCCCGACTGATCGAAGCCTATGACCGGCGGTGGGAAGAAATGCTCGGTGAGGCGGATTGGGAAACGGTGAAAATTTTAGACGAGATCAAGCGGCGTGGCATGCCGGTTTACGCCTTGACCAACTGGTCGGCGGAGAAATTTCCCATTGCGAAAAAGCGCTATGAATTTTTAAATTGGTTTGACGGCACTCTCGTTTCCGGCGAAGTCGGCCTGAAAAAACCGGACCTGAAAATCTTCCGGCTGATGTTGGAAAAATATCAGATCGAGGCGGGCAAGGCCATTTATCTTGACGATGTCTTGGTGAACATCGTCGCGGCCAGTGAGGTTGGTTTGCGAACAATACATTTTCAAGGCGCCGCGCAATTGCGTGAGGCCCTGCATGCGTTGAACATTTTATCCTGA